GGATGGGGGACGGGATcgcagggatggacagggatcACCAGGATGGACACGGATAGtagggatggacagggatggacagggatggacacggATCGCTGGAATGGACAGGGACGGGATCGCcgggatggacagggatggacacggatcaccgggatggacacggatcccagggatggacacagatcccagggatggacagggatcaccgggatggacagggatggacagggatggacacggATCGCCGGAATGGACACAGACCACCAGGATGGACACGGAtcacagggatggacagggatggacagggatggacagggatcACCAGGATGGACACGGATCATAGGGATGGAAAGGGATGGACACGGAtcacagggatggacagggacgGGAtcacagggatggacagggatggacacagatcgctgggatggacagggacgggatggacagggatggacacagatTGCCGGGATGGACAGGGACGGACAGGGATTGCCAGGATGGACAGGGACGAGATGGACAGGGATCGCCAGGATGGACAGGGACAGGATCACAGGGACGGACATGGATTGCCGGGATGGACACGGATCACCGGGATGGACACGGATCACCAggatggacagggatgggggaCAGGATGACCGGGATGGGGGACGGGAtcacagggatggacagggatggacggggatggacagggatggacgGGATGGGGGATGGGATCGCCAGGATGGACAGGGATCGCcgggatggacagggatggacagggatggacagggatcgctgggatggacagggatcgccgggatggacagggatggacagggatggacagggacaggatcaccgggatggacagggatggacagggatcGCTGGGATGGACACGGATCGCCGGGATGGACACGGATCACcgggatggacagggatgggggaCAGGATGACCGGGATGGGGGACGGGAtcacagggatggacagggatgggacgGGGATGGACGAagatggacagggatggacgGGATGGGGGATGGGATTGCCAGGATGGACAGGGATCGCcgggatggacagggatggacagggatggacagggacagGATCACCGGGATGGACAGGGATCACTGGGATCACCGGGATGGACAGGGATTGCcgggatggacagggatgggatcaccaggatggggaaggggatCGCTGGGATGGGGAACGGGATCACTGGGATGGACAGGGATTCCTGAGACTGGGATATGGAtacagggatgcagagggatTCCCGGGATGCAGGGGGATTCCTGGGATGaggacagggatgcagagggatTCCCGGGATGCAGAGGGTTCCCAGGATGCAGAGGGATTCCCGGGATGTGGACAGGGATGCAGTGGGATTCCCGGGATGCAGGGGGATTCCTGGGATGaggacagggatgcagagggatTCCCGGGATGCAGGGGATTCCCGGGATGTggacagggatgcagagggattcccgggatgcagagggattcccgggatgaggacagggatgcagagggatTCCTGGGATGCAGGGGATTCCTGGGATGCAGAGGGATTCCCGGGATGCAGAGGGATTCCCGGGATGAGGACAGGGATGCAGTGGGATTCCCGGGATGCAGGGGATTCCCGGGATGTggacagggatgcagagggattcccgggatgcagagggattcccgggatgaggacagggatgcagagggatTCCTGGGATGCAGGGGATTCCTGGGATGCAGAGGGATTCCTGGGATGCAGGGGATTCCCGGGATGTGGACAGGGATGCAGTGGGATTCCTGGGATGCAGAGGGATTCCCGGGATGaggacagggatgcagagggatTCCCGGGATGCAGAGGGTTCCCAGGATGCAGAGGGATTCCTGGGATGaggacagggatgcagagggatTCCCGGGATGCAGAGGGTTCCCAGGATGCAGAGGGATTCCTGGGATGaggacagggatgcagagggatTCCCGGGATGCAGAGGGTTCCCAGGATGCAGAGGGATTCCCGGGATGCAGGGGATTCCCGGGATGTGGACAGGGATGCAGTGGGATTCCTGGGATGCAGGGGATTCCCGGGATGTGGACAGGGATGCAGTGGGATTCCTGGGATGCAGAGGGATTCCCGGGATGaggacagggatgcagagggatTCCCGGGATGCAGAGGGTTCCCAGGATGCAGAGGGATTCCTGGGATGaggacagggatgcagagggatTCCCGGGATGCAGAGGGTTCCCAGGATGCAGAGGGATTCCTGGGATGaggacagggatgcagagggatTCCCGGGATGCAGAGGGTTCCCAGGATGCAGAGGGATTCCCGGGATGCAGGGGATTCCCGGGATGTGGACAGGGATGCAGTGGGATTCCTGGGATGCAGGGGATTCCCGGGATGTggacagggatgcagagggatTCCCGGGATGCAGGGGGATTCCTGGGATGaggacagggatgcagagggatTCCCGGGATGCAGAGGGTTCCCAGGATGCAGAGGGATTCCTGGGATGaggacagggatgcagagggatTCCCGGGATGCAGGGGATTCCCGGGATGTggacagggatgcagagggatTCCCGGGATGCAGAGGGATTCCCGGGATGCAGGGGATTCCTGGGATGCAGAGGGATTCCCGGGATGCAGGGGATTCCCGGGATGAGGACAGGGATGCAGTGGGATTCCCGGGATGCAGAGGGTTCCCAGGATGCAGAGGGATTCCTGGGATGCAGGGGATTCCTGGGATGCAGAGGGATTCCTGGGATGCAGAGGGATTCCCGGGATGCAGGGGGATTCCTGGGATGCAGAGGGATTCCTGGGATGCAGGGGATTCCCGGGATGAGGACAGGGATGCAGTGGGATTCCTGGGATGCAGAGGGATTCCTGGGATGCAGGGGATTCCCGGGATGTGGACAGAGATGCAGAGGGATTCCCGGGATGCAGAGGGATTCCCGGGATGCAGGGGATTCCTGGGATGCAGAGGGATTCCCGGGATGCAGGGGATTCCCGGGATGAGGACAGGGATGCAAAGGATTCCCAGGATGCAGAGGATTCCCAGGCCACAGCCAAGGATGGATGGGAGGGAGGGCGGCTCCGTGCCAGATCCCAAATCCTCCTGTCCGGAATCACTCCGGGAGACCCCAGGGAGGCTCCAGAACCCTGAATTCCACGAATTTGGGCAACTCCAAGCCCCAAGTTTGAGGCCACACAAACTCCCCGTGCGGAGCGGATCCGTGAGGTCACGGGATGCTTCGGGATCCTGCCATCCCAAGGTTTTCCAAGCCCTTTCCCGCCCGGCCTGGGCCTCTCTCCCGGGATTTCTCACCAGTATTCCGGGTTTTCCATCTTCTCCAGGAACAGGTCCAGCTCGTCCTTGCTCCGGAGGGGTTTGTAGATCCTCCTCCCGTCCAGGTCGTAGCCGACGTGCGGGAATTCCTGGTACCATTCCATGGGAATGTTCCCCACCGTGTTCCGGATGTCCTGCGGGACAAATCCAGGGAACGGCGTGAGGGGAGGGCACGGAATTCCGGGGAAACCCCCGGAGGTGCTTCCAGAGGCTGAAGGGAGAGCGGGGGGAGGGAGCCGGGATaagggaggagggatgggaatTCTGTCCCTCCTTGGGAttggggagctgggaaaggatcCCGTCGGGATCCCGTCCTTTGGGATGTGGAGTTGGGGGGGAGGAGCCCGTtgggatcccatccctggggatgtgcAGAGAGATCCCAGATCCCGTtgggatcccatccctggggatgtgcAGAGAGATCCCAGATCCCGTtgggatcccatccctggggatgtgcAGAGAGATCTCAGATCCCGTtgggatcccatccctggggatgtgcAGAGAGATCCCAGATCCCGTtgggatcccatccctggggatgtgcAGAGAGATCCCAGATCCCGTtgggatcccatccctggggatgtgcAGAGAGATCCCAGATCCCGTtgggatcccatccctgggatGTGCAGAGAGATCCCAGATCCCGTtgggatcccatccctgggatGTGCAGAGAGATCCCAGATCCCGTtgggatcccatccctgggatGTGCAGAGAGATCCCAGATCCCGTtgggatcccatccctgggatGTGCAGAGAGATCCCAGATCCCGTtgggatcccatccctgggatGTGCAGAGAGATCCCAGATCCTGGATTTTGACTCTGATTCCCTGGATTTTGGGCTCCGATTCTCTGGATTTGGGCTCcaattccctggatttgggcTGTGATTCCCTGGATTTTGACTCTGATTCCCTGGACTTCGGCTGCGAATCCCTGGATTTTGGgcatccctgtgcccccagcctCTGACCAGGATCATCTCCGTGTCCCTGGCTGCGATTCCCTGGATTTTGACTCTGATTCCCTGGATTTGGGCTGTGATTCCCTGGATTTGGGCTGCAATTCCCTGGATTTTGACTCTGATTCCCTGGATTTGGGCTGCGAATCCCTGGATTTCAGCTGCGATTCCCTGGATTTTGACCATGATTCCCTGCATTTCAGCTGCGATTCCCTGGATTTGGGCTGCGATTCCCTGGATTTTGGgcatccctgtgcccccagcctCTGACTGGGATCATCTCCGTGTCCCTGGCTGTGATTCCCTGGATTTTGACTACCTGGATTTTGACTCTGATTCCCTGGATTTCGGCTGTGATTCCATGGATTTCAGCTGCGATTCCCTGGATTTCAGCTGCGATTCCCTGGATTTCGGgcatccctgtgcccccagcctCTGACCGGGATCATCTCCGTGTCCCTGGCTGCGATTCCCTGGATTTTGGCAGCGACTCCCTGGATTTTGGCCGCGACTCCCTGGATTTTGGCTGCAATTCCCTGGATTCTGGCCGCGACTCCCTGGATTCTGGCCGCAATCCCACAGATTCTGGGACTCCCCGTGCCCCCCGCTCCGCTCCGAGCTCAACCTCGACCCCCACCTGCCCCGGGGCTCATTCCCAAACCCCATCCTGGAGCGGAACCCCCACCGATCCGGCCTTTTCCCGGGGAAATCTCCCGGCTGGAAGCTGCCGGAGCCGAGCCGGGATCGTTCCCCGGCTCTAAACGAAAGCAGATGGCTCCGGGAGCTTCCAGAGGGCCGGGAAGGGGATGACAGAGGTTGGATTTCGGAAGCTGCCGAGACAGGGATTAAGTGCGGGAGCGCACGGAAGGTGCCGCGCTCCGGCCGGGAACGAACCTCCCGTGCCGAGCTCCTGGGAGGCGCCGCTGGAAAAGCGGGGGGAGAGCTGCGGATTCCCGGGAAAGCCGCCATTCCCGGGGGTTGTTCTCCCTGGCTGTCCGCAGGGATGGGGTGAACTGGGATGGGGGGAGGaaaccagggaatggcttccccatggaattttgggatgttgggaagcGATTCCTGCCTGCCAagggaattcccagagaatccCTGGAGCAATCCTGGGATAGCGGGAGGCGCCCcgtgggaatgggatgatcccTAAAATCCCTTGGCGCCCCGAACCGAGCAGAATtccaggattttggggtgccaggagctgtgtccagctcaATCCCAGCTCCTGCGGCTCCTTCCTCCCAGGGCTGCGTTTGGGATGGATCCCGGAGCTCTGGGGGACGGGAAGATCCCTTGGGACACGCGGGGATCAGGGATcccatggagctgggaatgagctgaGAATGTGCAGGGGGAGCAGCGGAATTCCAGGAGAGCCCCGAGCCCCCTCCAGGGccttttccagaggtttttccagcacagctggagaggggctcGGCATAaaggctgcaggggcaggagccagggaatggcttccccaTGGAATTTCGGGACCTTGGGAAGCCATTCCCGCCCGCCACGGAATTCCCAGAGGATCCCTGGAACAATCCCGGCACAGCGGGAGCcgcccctgcccatggaatgggatgggaatgacACCTGGCACCTCTGGAATTCCCGTGCCCCAATTCCATCGTCGCTGCCCCGGGCAGGGAATTCCAGCAAAATCCCAACTGCGGCTCCTCAAGGGTTAATTCCTCCCTCCTGCCGCAGGAGCAGCGGGAATGGGAAGGGGCCTCGATTAATCCCAATTCCCAGCCGGAATTCCCAGcgggaatgggggggggggggggaggggggcacagAGATGGGGACAACGCCAGCGGTGCCACCCCGCGATTGGAATTCCCGGCAGGGAAAATCCTCCGGGAATCCTCAGGGAGCCTGGGATGGGATCAAGCGAGACACCGGGAATGTCGTGGGGAGTGAATTCCCTCGGTTCCGGCGGGGAGAATTCCAGAGGGATCCCAGAGATCCCCGCCCCCGGCTGATCCGCCGGGACACAGGACCGGGATAAGGGAATTTCTCGGGAGAACAGGTTGGGGTGGGGGGACGAAAGGAAAACCGGGAAAGAAGCAGCGAAATTTCCCGGGAATGTCGTGGGGAGCGAATTCCCTCGACTCCAGGCGGTCCCGATTGGGGGAAGGGGTGAAAATTCCAGAGGGATCCCAGAGatccccgccccccccccccccccgggacACACAGGACCGGGATAAGGGAATTTCTCGGGAGAACAGgttggaaaggaaaggaaaaccgGGAAAGAAGCGGCGAATTGGCCCGGGGAATGCGGCGAAGGGGTTAAAGCCGAGCCTGGAGGGTGAGCTCAGGTAGGCCGGGCCTGGGGCTCCCCTTTCCAAAGGCTCCTTTTCCAAGGAGCCGGGCGCGGAGGAGGGGCCGGGCCGCCCATCCCCGCCGCTATAAAAAGCCCCGCAATTCCAGCGGCGGCTCCCGGAGGACGCGCACGTgcgccgggagcggcggcggcgagcCCGAAAACCGGGAAttaaaccccccccccccaagcgCCGGGATAAAAAAACCGGGATCAAAACCCGCGATAGAAGCGGGATAAAAACCCCCGAAAAGCGGGAGAAAAGCGGGAGAAAAGCGGGAGAAAAGCGGGAGAAAAGCGGGAGAAAAGCTCTCCCCAAAAAGCGGGCTAAAACCACCGCGGTCAAAGCCCCAGAGCCCCGCAgcgcagcccagagagccatGAGCGCCCGGAGCAGCTGAGCATTCCCGCGGCATtcccgttttttttttttttcccaagcatgTCCTTCGCCATGCTGCGCCCGGCTCCCAGCCGCTTCCTGTACCCCGACATCAGCGCGCTGTCGGAGGACGAGGAGAACAGCGAGAGCTCGGGCTCGGAGGAGAAGCCGTTCCACGTGGATGCCGAAGGCTTCGGGATGAAGGGAGGCAAGCGGCGCAGCGGTGGCAACAAGAGCCGCGGGAGGCTGGCCCGGGAGCCCCGGCAGCGGCACACGGCGAACGCCCGGGAGCGCGACCGCACCAACTCGGTGAACACGGCGTTCACGGCGCTGCGCACCCTCATCCCCACCGAGCCGGCCGACAGGAAACTGTCCAAGATCGAGACGCTGCGCTTGGCTTCCAGCTACATTTCCCACCtcgggaatgtgctgctgctgggagaaggTGGTGGTGGCGGAGGTGGTGGTGGAGGTGCGGGGCAGCCGTGCCACGGGACTGGTGCGGGGTTTTACCCCGGAGCCGCGTCCCCGCCGCCCGGCCGGGAGCCCGAGGGGTCGCAGCCCAGACAGATCTGCACCTTCTGCCTCAGCAACCAGAGGAAGCTGGTGAGGGatgaaggggggggggggggggggggggatgaggtgggaatggggtgggaatggggagtggggtgagggaagggatcctggagggaagggggagaggagTGAGGGAAGGGAtcctggagggaagggggagaggagTGAGGGAAGGGAtcctggagggaagggggagaggagtgaggggagggagctgggaatgagatgggaatggggagtgGGGTGAGAGAAGGGAtcctggagggaagggggagaggggtGAGGGAAGGGAtcctggagggaagggggagaggggtGAGGGAAGGGATCCCACCAGGAATGGGGACCGGGATGTGGAGAATGAGCGGCAGGGAGCCGGGAATGGGGAGTGAGGTGAGGGAAGGGATCCTGGAGGGAATTGGGAGAGGGATGAGGGGGATGAGCCGGGAATGGGGAGTGAGGTGAGGGAAGGGATCCTGGAGGGAATGGGAAGAGGGAGTCGGGGTTGAATCCCGTAGGGAATGGGGAGTGAGGTGAGGGAAGGGAtcctggagggaagggggagaggggtGAGGGAAGGGATCCCGCCAGGAATGGGGACCGGGATGCGGAGAATGAGCGGCAGGGAGCCGGGAATGGGGAGTGAGGTGAGAGAAGGGATCCTGGAGGGAATGGGAAGAGGGATGAGGGGgatgagctgggaatgggatgggaatgaggaGAGGGGTGCGGGAAGGGATCCTGGAGGGAATGGGAAGAGGGATGAGGGGgatgagctgggaatggggagtgAGGTGAGGGAAGGGATCCTGTAGGGAGTGGGGAGTGAGGTGAGGGAAGGGATCCTGGAGGGAATTGGGAGAGGGATGAGGGGGATGAGCCGGGAATGGGGAGTGAGGTGAGAGAAGGGATCctggagggagtggggagagggagtcGGGATTGAATCCCGTAGGGAATGGGGAGTGAGGTGAGGGAAGGGAtcctggagggaagggggagaggggtGAGGGAAGGGATCCCGCCAGGAATGGGGACCGGGATGCGGAGAATGAGCGGCAGGGAGCCGGGAATGGGGAGTGGGGTGCGGGAAGAGATCCTGGAGGGAATGGGAAGAGGGATGAGGGGGAcgagctgggaatgggatgggaatgaggaGAGGGGTGCGGGAAGGGATCCTGGAGGGAAtggggagagggatgagggGGATGAGCCGGGAATGAGCCGGGAATGGGGAGTGAGGTGAGGGAAGGGATCCTGGAGGgaatggggagagggaagggatcCTGTAGGGAATGGGAGTCTGGGAGCCGGGAATGAATCCCACCGGGAATGGGGAGAGGGATGCGGGAAGGGATCCCGTCGGGAATGGGGACCTCGGAGCCGTGAGTGAATCCCGTCGGAAATGGGGAATGGGAGCCGGGAATGAATCCCGtcgggaatggggaatgggatgCAGGAATGAATCCCGtcgggaatggggaatgggagcCGGGAATGCCgctgggatggagggaatgGCGTTGCCGGGATTGGGGCTGGGAATGCCGAGTTCCCGTGCGGagcttcccaaaaaaaaaaaaagcagcgaTTCCCGGGTTTATCCCGGTGTTTCCCCGCTCCGAGGGGCAGCGGGATGCGGGGAATTGCGCGCCAGGATGCGGGAATGCCGCGGGGGGGATGCGGGATTcgggctgggatggagggaatgGCATTCCCGGGATGCGGGATTCGGGTTGGGAATGCCGAGTTGCCGTGCGGGGATTCCCGGAAAAGCGGCGATTCCCGGCTTTATCCAGGTGAAAATTCCCGTCTGCGCACTCCGAGGGGCAGCGGGAGGCAGGGAATTGTGTCCCGGCGAGCCGGGAATGCCGCGGGGATGCGGGGAGTTGGATCCCGGGATGCGGGATCCGCGCTGGGAATGGCGAGCTCCCAgattcccaaaaaaaaccaaaccccccaaaaaagcgGGTTTACGGCAGAGTTTGTCCGATCCGAGGGGCAGCGGGATCGCCGGGAGGAAATCCATGGAAATCCATGGGAAATCCAGGGAAATCCATGGGAAATCCATGGGAAATCCATGGGAAATCCAGGGAGAAGCGTCTGGAGCTGCTTCCAGAGGTGCAGGGAAAGGGACGGGAAGAGCTTTGGGAACGCCGGGGAGCGGATCTGGGATCAGAGATCCGGGATCTGGGATTTGGGAccctggatttgggatctgggatCAGCGATCCGGGATCTGGGATTTGGGAccctggatttgggatctgggatcagcgatctgggatttgggattagggatttgggatcagtgatctgggatttgggatttgagATCAGAGATTTGGGATCTGGGATCAGCGatccgggatttgggatcagggatttgggatctgggatttgggatcagggatctaggatttgggatcagggatccaggatttgggatctgggatTTGGCATCTGGGATCAGCGatccgggatttgggatccggGATTTGGCATCTGGGATTTGGCATCTGGGATCAGCGATCCAGGATTTGGGATCTAAGATCAGGATAGCGCAGCCACGGCTCCCAGAGTCctgatcccagtgctcccagtgccccatACTGGGGCTCCCAGTACCctaatcccagtgctcccagtccctcagTGCCAgtgatcccagtgctcccagtcccagtgctcccagtccctgAGTGCCGATGATCCCGgtgatcccagtgctcccagtcccagtgctcccagtccctgAGTGCCAatgatcccagtgctcccagtcccagtgctcccagtccctgAGTGCcggtgctcccagtgctcccagtcctccCAGTGCCGGAAGCTCCCAGTCCCTCaatcccagcgctcccagtccCTTgatcccagcactcccagttcccccagtgccagagctcccaaGGACACTGGGAGCCGCCCTGGCcatcccagttctcccagttcccccagtgCTGCAATTCCCTGGATTTCGGGTCTCCCTCCGGCTCCGTTCGGGGCAGGTAGAGCAGGGAAAATCCCGCGGGAATCCCTCGGGAATTCcgagggcaggagggaaggatcgggatcgggatcaggatTGCGATTGGGATcaggattgggattgggatcgggatcaggatcgggatcaggatcgggattgggatcaggattgCGATCGGGATCAGGACTGCGATCGGGATAAGGATTGGGATTGCGATCGGGATcaggattgggatcgggataaggattgggatcaggatcgggatcgggatcgccCTGGCACAACCCAGCCCTGCTGATCCCAACAAAGCCGGAGGGGACGGAAAAGTCCTCGGGAAGGATTTCGGAGCGGGAACGGCCCAAATCCCGGGAATGGCCCTGCCCAGGCCGCTGGGAAGAGGCGGGAATGGGATCCCAGCTCATTCCAGCCGGGATCGGCGCCCCGGCACGTGGGATCCGAGGTTTGGGAATCCTGGAATGCTGCGGCTGGGGAGGGACCCTAAAACTGATCCCTAAAACTGATCCCATCGCAGCATTCCCAGGGATTTTTCCGGGCCCCGGAGCGCTGCCCTTCCCCTATCCCGGGAtattcccagggctgggattcTCCGGGAATTCCATCCCTGAGCCTCAGCATCCCCACAGGGAAGGATCCCTCCTTCCCGATATCCCGTGGGAAGCCATTCCTGGAATAGGGGgaggcagggaaaagggggaatccAGGGAAATCGATCCCAATAAATCCCCGTCTTTAATTTGGGATCAATCCCAGTAACTCCCATCCTTAATTCAGGATCAATCCCAATAAAATCCCATCCTCAATTTGGGATCAATCCCAGTAATCCCCATCCTTAATTCAGGATCAATTCCAGTAATTCCCATCCTTAATTCGGGATCAATCCCTATAAAATCCCATTCTCAATCTCACAATTCCCATGAATTCCCAGAGTCAATTTGGGATCAATCCCAGTAATTCCCACCCTTAATTCAGGATCAATCCCAATAATTCCCATCCTTAATTCGGAATCAATCCCAATAAATCCCCATCCTTAATTTGGGATCAATCCCTATAAAATCCCATCACAAATTCTGAACCAATCCCAATAAATTCCCATCCTTAATTTGGGATCAATCCCAGTAATTCCCATCCTTAATTCAGGATCA
This window of the Corvus hawaiiensis isolate bCorHaw1 chromosome 26, bCorHaw1.pri.cur, whole genome shotgun sequence genome carries:
- the SCX gene encoding basic helix-loop-helix transcription factor scleraxis, with product MSFAMLRPAPSRFLYPDISALSEDEENSESSGSEEKPFHVDAEGFGMKGGKRRSGGNKSRGRLAREPRQRHTANARERDRTNSVNTAFTALRTLIPTEPADRKLSKIETLRLASSYISHLGNVLLLGEGGGGGGGGGGAGQPCHGTGAGFYPGAASPPPGREPEGSQPRQICTFCLSNQRKLSKDRDRKTGQLRS